One Hevea brasiliensis isolate MT/VB/25A 57/8 chromosome 5, ASM3005281v1, whole genome shotgun sequence genomic region harbors:
- the LOC110645025 gene encoding zinc finger CCCH domain-containing protein 3 isoform X1 has product MPLGKYYCDYCDKEFQDTPVARKRHLQSSSHLRAKSLWYNSLKSQDLNRAYIDGGGGAFTKGVCNRFVKTGFCPYGDSCKYLHPTNSNNLQNNVNLFQATRLMNNVHSPIILGNQLVGGSSLPADVVRDSMGMPWGNLPPSLKPPPEGGYLPFPFVDWG; this is encoded by the exons ATGCCGTTGGGAAAGTATTACTGCGATTACTGCGACAAGGAATTCCAAGACACTCCAGTTGCTCGGAAACGTCATCTCCAGAGCTCCTCTCACCTCCGCGCCAAATCCCTCTGGTACAACTCCCTTAAATCCCAAG ACCTCAATCGGGCTTACATCGATGGTGGCGGCGGCGCCTTTACTAAAGGAGTCTGCAATCGATTCGTCAAAACG GGATTTTGTCCTTACGGGGATTCTTGCAAGTACTTGCATCCCACCAACAGCAATAACCTGCAAAATAATGTTAATCTTTTTCAAG CTACACGCCTCATGAATAATGTTCATTCACCAATTATTCTAGGAAATCAATTAGTTGGAGGAAGCTCTTTGCCAG CTGATGTGGTGAGAGATAGCATGGGAATGCCATGGGGCAATCTGCCTCCATCGCTAAAGCCTCCTCCAGAGGGTGGATATCTGCCTTTTCCATTTGTGGATTGGGGTTAG
- the LOC110645025 gene encoding zinc finger CCCH domain-containing protein 3 isoform X2, translated as MPLGKYYCDYCDKEFQDTPVARKRHLQSSSHLRAKSLWYNSLKSQDLNRAYIDGGGGAFTKGVCNRFVKTGFCPYGDSCKYLHPTNSNNLQNNVNLFQGNQLVGGSSLPADVVRDSMGMPWGNLPPSLKPPPEGGYLPFPFVDWG; from the exons ATGCCGTTGGGAAAGTATTACTGCGATTACTGCGACAAGGAATTCCAAGACACTCCAGTTGCTCGGAAACGTCATCTCCAGAGCTCCTCTCACCTCCGCGCCAAATCCCTCTGGTACAACTCCCTTAAATCCCAAG ACCTCAATCGGGCTTACATCGATGGTGGCGGCGGCGCCTTTACTAAAGGAGTCTGCAATCGATTCGTCAAAACG GGATTTTGTCCTTACGGGGATTCTTGCAAGTACTTGCATCCCACCAACAGCAATAACCTGCAAAATAATGTTAATCTTTTTCAAG GAAATCAATTAGTTGGAGGAAGCTCTTTGCCAG CTGATGTGGTGAGAGATAGCATGGGAATGCCATGGGGCAATCTGCCTCCATCGCTAAAGCCTCCTCCAGAGGGTGGATATCTGCCTTTTCCATTTGTGGATTGGGGTTAG
- the LOC110644940 gene encoding shaggy-related protein kinase alpha: MASVGVAPTGMREASGHNAGVDKLPEEMNDMKIRDDKEMEATVVDGNGTETGHIIVTTIGGRNGQPKQTISYMAERVVGHGSFGVVFQAKCLETGESVAIKKVLQDKRYKNRELQTMRLLDHPNVVSLKHCFFSTTEKDELYLNLVLEYVPETVHRVIKHYNKLNQRMPLIYVKLYAYQIFRALSYIHRAIGVCHRDIKPQNLLVNPHTHQVKLCDFGSAKVLVKGEPNISYICSRYYRAPELIFGATEYTTAIDIWSAGCVLAELLLGQPLFPGESGVDQLVEIIKVLGTPTREEIKCMNPNYTEYKFPQIKAHPWHKIFHKRMPPEAVDLVSRLLQYSPNLRCTALDALTHPFFDELRDPNTRLPNGRFLPPLFNFKSHELKGVTAETLAKLIPEHARKQCTFLGL, translated from the exons ATGGCTTCTGTGGGTGTGGCACCTACTGGTATGAGAGAAGCTAGTGGCCATAATGCTGGTGTTGATAAATTACCTGAGGAGATGAATGATATGAAAATTAGGGATGACAAA GAAATGGAAGCAACAGTAGTTGATGGCAATGGTACAGAGACAGGTCATATTATAGTTACAACAATTGGTGGTAGAAATGGCCAGCCAAAGCAG ACAATAAGCTACATGGCTGAGCGTGTTGTTGGGCATGGATCATTTGGAGTTGTTTTCCAG GCAAAGTGCTTGGAGACTGGTGAAAGTGTTGCTATAAAGAAAGTTCTTCAAGATAAGAGGTATAAGAACCGTGAACTGCAAACCATGCGTCTTCTTGACCACCCAAATGTTGTCTCGTTAAAGCATTGTTTCTTTTCAACAACTGAGAAGGATGAACTTTACCTTAATTTGGTTCTTGAGTATGTCCCTGAAACTGTTCACCGGGTGATTAAACACTACAACAAGTTGAATCAGAGAATGCCACTGATATATGTGAAACTTTATGCATACCAG ATCTTCAGGGCATTGTCATACATCCATCGTGCAATTGGAGTGTGTCATCGggacatcaaacctcaaaacctTTTG GTTAATCCTCATACACACCAGGTTAAATTGTGTGATTTTGGAAGTGCAAAAGTCTTG GTAAAAGGGGAGCCAAATATATCTTATATATGTTCTAGATATTATAGAGCACCAGAGCTAATATTCGGGGCAACTGAGTACACAACAGCTATTGACATCTGGTCTGCTGGCTGTGTTCTTGCTGAACTACTGCTTGGACAG CCTCTATTTCCTGGTGAAAGTGGAGTTGACCAGCTTGTTGAGATTATCAAG GTTTTGGGCACTCCAACAAGGGAGGAAATTAAATGCATGAACCCAAATTATACAGAGTACAAATTTCCTCAGATTAAAGCTCACCCATGGCACAAG ataTTCCACAAGCGCATGCCTCCCGAGGCTGTTGATCTAGTTTCAAGGCTACTGCAATACTCTCCTAACCTGCGGTGTACTGct TTGGATGCCTTGACTCATCCTTTTTTTGATGAGTTACGCGACCCTAACACCCGCCTACCAAATGGACGTTTCCTTCCACCATTGTTTAACTTTAAATCTCATG AATTGAAGGGTGTCACAGCTGAAACCTTGGCAAAATTGATACCTGAGCATGCAAGAAAGCAATGTACGTTTCTTGGCTTATGA
- the LOC110644855 gene encoding FACT complex subunit SPT16, with amino-acid sequence MGDHNANVRPSNSKSSGATNPYSIDLDNFTKRLKLLYSHWSENNSDLWGASDALAVATPPPSEDLRYLKSSALNIWLVGYEFPETIMVFMKKQVHFLCSQKKASLLDVVKKSAKDSVGVEVVMHVKAKSDDGSGLMDNIFRAVHAQSNSNGHDTPVIGHIAKESPEGKLLEIWDGKLKNANCELSDVTNGFSELFAVKDNIELTNVRKAAFLTSSVMKQFVVPKLEKVIDEEKKVSHSSLMDDTEKAILEPARIKVKLKAENIDICYPPIFQSGGEFDLKPSAASNDENLYYDSTSVIVCAIGSRYNSYCSNVARTFLIDANSMQSKAYEVLLKAQEAAIGALKSGNKVSAVYQAALAVVEKDAPELAGSLTKTAGTGIGLEFRESGLSLNSKNDRILKPGMVFNVSLGFQNLQTETKNPKTQKFSVLLADTVIVGEKLPDVVTSKCSKAVKDVAYSFNDDDDEEEERPKARLEDKGGETTLSKATLRSDNQEISKEELRRQHQAELARQKNEETARRLAGGGSSASDNRGFVKTIGDLIAYKNVNDLPPPRDLMIQIDQKNEAVLLPIHGTMVPFHVATVKSVSSQQDSNRTCYIRIIFNVPGTPFSPHDANTLKFQGSIYLKEVSFRSKDSRHISEVVQQIKTLRRQVTSRESERAERATLVTQEKLQFASAKFKPIKLLDLWIRPVFSGRGRKLTGSLEAHANGFRYSTSRPDERVDVMYGNIKHAFFQPADKEMITLLHFHLHNHIMVGNKKTKDVQFYIEVMDVVQTVGGGKRSAYDPDEIEEEQRERDRKNKINMDFQNFVNRVNDVWGQPQFKALDLEFDQPLRELGFHGVPHKASAFIVPTSSCLVELIETPFVVITLSEIEIVNLERVGLGQKNFDMTIVFKDFKRDVLRIDSIPSTSLDNIKEWLNTTDLKYYESRLNLNWRPILKTITDDPEKFIEDGGWEFLNMEVSDSDSENSVDSDQGYEPSDVQSDSGSEDEGDDSESLVESEDDEDEDSEEDSDEDEGKTWEELEREASYADREKGDDSDSEEERKRRKMKAFGKARAPARAPHRRNASSSLPKRPKLR; translated from the coding sequence ATGGGTGATCACAATGCTAATGTTCGGCCTTCTAATAGCAAGTCTTCAGGGGCCACCAATCCTTATTCTATAGATTTGGATAACTTCACTAAGCGGTTGAAACTGTTATATTCACATTGGAGTGAAAACAACAGTGACCTGTGGGGTGCTTCTGATGCTCTTGCTGTAGCAACACCTCCGCCTTCTGAGGATCTGCGGTACCTGAAGTCATCGGCACTGAATATTTGGTTGGTTGGTTATGAGTTTCCAGAGACCATTATGGTCTTCATGAAGAAGCAGGTTCATTTCTTATGCAGTCAGAAAAAGGCTTCTCTGCTTGATGTTGTGAAGAAATCTGCCAAGGATTCTGTTGGGGTTGAAGTTGTGATGCATGTGAAGGCCAAAAGTGATGATGGAAGTGGCTTGATGGATAACATTTTTCGTGCTGTCCATGCTCAGTCAAACTCTAATGGTCATGATACTCCTGTCATCGGGCACATAGCAAAAGAAAGTCCTGAAGGGAAGCTTTTGGAGATATGGGATGGAAAGTTAAAGAATGCAAATTGTGAGTTAAGTGATGTGACAAATGGGTTCTCAGAGTTGTTTGCTGTCAAAGACAACATTGAGCTTACTAATGTGAGGAAAGCAGCATTCTTGACTTCATCAGTCATGAAGCAGTTTGTGGTACCAAAGCTCGAAAAGGTGATTGATGAGGAGAAGAAGGTCTCCCATTCTTCATTGATGGATGACACAGAGAAGGCAATTTTAGAACCTGCTAGAATTAAGGTGAAGCTGAAGGCAGAGAATATTGACATATGTTACCCTCCAATTTTTCAGAGTGGGGGAGAATTTGATCTGAAGCCAAGTGCTGCAAGCAATGATGAGAATCTTTACTATGACTCCACTAGTGTGATTGTATGTGCAATTGGATCCCGATACAATAGCTACTGCTCAAATGTTGCTAGAACTTTTTTGATTGATGCCAATTCCATGCAGAGCAAGGCATATGAAGTCCTGCTTAAAGCCCAAGAAGCAGCAATCGGTGCATTGAAATCTGGGAACAAAGTCAGTGCTGTTTATCAAGCAGCACTTGCTGTAGTTGAGAAGGACGCACCTGAATTGGCTGGAAGCTTGACTAAAACTGCAGGAACTGGAATTGGCCTTGAGTTTCGTGAGTCAGGACTTAGTCTTAATTCCAAAAATGATCGAATTTTGAAACCTGGAATGGTTTTCAATGTGTCACTTGGCTTTCAGAATTTGCAGACAGAGACTAAAAACCCAAAGACCCAGAAATTTTCAGTGTTGCTCGCAGATACAGTGATTGTTGGTGAAAAGCTCCCTGATGTAGTAACTTCAAAGTGTTCCAAAGCTGTCAAGGATGTGGCATATTCAttcaatgatgatgatgatgaagaagaagaacggCCCAAAGCCAGACTTGAAGATAAAGGGGGCGAGACAACTTTGTCTAAGGCAACACTCAGGTCAGACAACCAGGAAATATCGAAGGAAGAACTACGAAGGCAGCACCAGGCTGAACTTGCCCGGCAGAAGAATGAAGAGACAGCCAGGAGGCTTGCTGGTGGGGGGTCTTCCGCGTCAGACAATCGAGGTTTTGTGAAGACGATTGGTGATTTGATTGCATATAAGAATGTCAATGACCTACCCCCTCCAAGAGACTTGATGATTCAGATTGACCAGAAGAATGAGGCTGTTCTATTGCCAATTCATGGAACCATGGTCCCTTTCCATGTTGCTACTGTCAAGAGTGTGTCCAGCCAGCAGGATAGTAATCGAACCTGCTACATACGGATAATATTTAATGTTCCTGGCACCCCGTTCAGTCCTCATGATGCAAACACTCTCAAGTTTCAAGGGTCAATATATTTGAAGGAAGTTTCGTTTCGCTCCAAGGATTCTAGGCATATAAGTGAAGTGGTACAACAGATTAAAACCCTGCGTCGGCAGGTCACTTCCAGAGAGTCTGAGAGGGCTGAAAGGGCAACCTTAGTTACTCAGGAAAAGCTGCAATTTGCATCTGCCAAGTTCAAGCCTATAAAATTGCTAGATCTTTGGATTCGCCCTGTCTTTAGTGGTCGTGGAAGAAAGCTGACTGGTTCACTTGAAGCCCATGCAAATGGGTTTCGATATTCAACTTCAAGGCCGGATGAACGTGTTGATGTTATGTATGGTAATATCAAACATGCGTTCTTCCAACCAGCAGATAAGGAAATGATCACTCTTCTGCATTTTCATTTGCATAATCACATAATGGTGGGGAACAAGAAGACCAAAGATGTTCAATTTTATATTGAGGTGATGGATGTGGTCCAGACTGTTGGAGGTGGAAAGAGATCTGCCTATGACCCAGATGAGATTGAGGAAGAACAACGGGAGAGGGACCGAAAGAATAAAATAAACATGGACTTCCAGAACTTTGTAAACCGGGTGAATGATGTTTGGGGCCAACCTCAATTCAAAGCACTTGACCTTGAGTTTGATCAACCCTTGAGAGAGCTTGGGTTCCATGGAGTCCCCCATAAAGCCTCAGCTTTTATTGTCCCTACATCAAGCTGCCTCGTTGAACTGATAGAGACTCCTTTTGTTGTGATCACCCTGAGTGAGATTGAGATAGTTAATCTAGAGAGAGTTGGTCTTGGGCAGAAGAATTTTGATATGACTATTGTATTTAAAGACTTCAAGAGGGATGTCCTTCGGATAGACTCTATTCCATCCACATCGCTAGATAACATCAAGGAGTGGCTAAACACAACTGATCTCAAGTACTATGAGAGTAGATTAAATCTGAACTGGCGGCCTATACTGAAAACAATCACTGATGATCCAGAAAAATTTATAGAGGATGGTGGTTGGGAATttttaaacatggaagttagtgACTCGGATTCTGAGAACTCAGTGGACTCAGACCAAGGGTATGAGCCTTCAGATGTACAGTCTGACTCAGGATCTGAAGATGAGGGTGATGACAGTGAGTCACTGGTGGAGTCTGAGGATGATGAGGATGAGGACTCTGAGGAAGACTCAGATGAGGATGAGGGTAAGACATGGGAAGAGTTGGAGAGAGAAGCAAGCTATGCCGACAGGGAGAAGGGGGATGACTCAGACAGtgaagaagagagaaaaagaaggaAGATGAAGGCCTTTGGTAAGGCTCGAGCACCAGCTCGAGCACCTCATAGAAGGAATGCTAGCAGTAGTCTTCCCAAAAGGCCCAAGTTAAGGTGA
- the LOC110644721 gene encoding S-adenosylmethionine synthase 1, protein METFLYTSESVNEGHPDKLCDQVSDAILDACLEQDPDSKVACETCTKTNMVMVFGEITTKANVDYEKIVRDTCRSIGFVSDDVGLDADKCKVLVYIEQQSPDIAQGVHGHLTKRPEEIGAGDQGHMFGYATDETPELMPLSHVLATKLGARLTEVRKNGTCPWLRPDGKTQVTVEYYNDNGAMVPVRVHTVLISTQHDETVTNDEIAADLKEHVIKPVIPEKYLDEKTIFHLNPSGRFVIGGPHGDAGLTGRKIIIDTYGGWGAHGGGAFSGKDPTKVDRSGAYIVRQAAKSIVASGLARRCIVQVSYAIGVPEPLSVFVETYGTGKIPDKEILKIVKENFDFRPGMISINLDLKRGGNGRFLKTAAYGHFGRDDADFTWEVVKPLKWEKPQA, encoded by the coding sequence ATGGAAACCTTCCTATACACATCTGAATCTGTGAACGAGGGCCACCCCGACAAGCTCTGTGATCAGGTTTCAGATGCCATCCTGGATGCGTGCCTTGAGCAAGATCCTGACAGCAAGGTTGCGTGTGAGACTTGCACCAAGACCAACATGGTCATGGTCTTTGGGGAAATCACAACCAAAGCCAATGTAGACTATGAGAAGATTGTTCGCGACACCTGCCGTTCAATTGGATTTGTTTCTGATGATGTGGGTCTTGATGCTGACAAGTGCAAGGTCCTAGTTTACATTGAGCAGCAGAGCCCTGACATTGCCCAGGGTGTCCATGGCCATCTTACCAAGCGCCCCGAGGAGATTGGTGCTGGTGACCAAGGTCACATGTTTGGCTATGCCACTGATGAAACCCCCGAGCTTATGCCCCTCAGCCACGTTCTTGCAACCAAGCTTGGTGCCCGCCTCACTGAAGTTCGCAAGAATGGTACCTGCCCTTGGTTGAGACCTGATGGCAAAACCCAAGTCACTGTTGAGTACTACAATGACAATGGTGCAATGGTTCCAGTACGTGTACACACCGTTCTCATTTCCACCCAACATGATGAAACTGTGACCAATGATGAGATTGCTGCTGACCTCAAAGAGCATGTTATTAAGCCTGTGATCCCTGAGAAGTACCTTGATGAGAAGACCATCTTCCACCTTAACCCATCAGGCAGGTTTGTCATTGGTGGTCCACATGGTGATGCAGGACTCACTGGTCGTAAAATTATCATTGATACCTATGGTGGTTGGGGAGCCCATGGTGGTGGTGCCTTCTCTGGAAAGGATCCCACCAAGGTAGACAGAAGTGGCGCCTACATTGTTAGGCAGGCTGCCAAGAGCATTGTTGCCAGTGGGCTTGCTCGCCGGTGCATTGTTCAGGTCTCTTATGCTATTGGTGTGCCAGAACCATTGTCGGTGTTTGTTGAAACCTATGGCACTGGAAAGATCCCAGACAAAGAGATTCTCAAGATTGTGAAGGAGAACTTTGATTTCAGGCCTGGTATGATTTCGATTAACCTGGATCTCAAGAGGGGTGGCAATGGTAGGTTCTTGAAGACAGCTGCCTATGGCCACTTTGGAAGAGATGACGCAGACTTTACCTGGGAGGTAGTGAAGCCCCTTAAATGGGAGAAACCTCAAGCGTAA